One genomic window of Glycine max cultivar Williams 82 chromosome 16, Glycine_max_v4.0, whole genome shotgun sequence includes the following:
- the LOC100775543 gene encoding uncharacterized protein, producing MVTTGWYKKMGERIWAPWFIKFIQSRGYFNIYTNLLHERALSVSHRDAGVNYGKTAGPDSKLLEEKSLDFNILEMQPLSCLKWFDFCFREVHPGKVVTNLEELGSLLHSLQKQSSVFLVNLFGVSDAIARNLLCHFKRLDIRNYILMGPPSGSLFDLARRGHPVINVDQFISSVGLSKFTSHGSSFETIKGILTKAYVVKKCIENRYNMWVMDGSMLLTSDLLSESEPPNDDFFVANNLEVFYAKSSTFNQKIWVDGFVSRVVAMARKDSATHSSLSFVYVVTKLLEQNGARIRRVDETSFAAKIGSGSETSLRDKKLVYWSSEMELNSIQKWLEEFNLWSIDSVLSCTAVVCHKS from the exons ATG GTGACTACAGGATGGTATAAGAAAATGGGAGAGAGAATTTGGGCACCTTGGTTCATAAAGTTTATTCAATCCCGTGGTTATTTCAATATCTACACAAATCTTCTGCATGAGAGAGCACTAAGCGTTTCTCACAGGGATGCTGGAGTAAACTACGGGAAAACTGCTGGACCTGATTCTAAATTACTAGAGGAAAAGTCTCTGGACTTCAATATTTTGGAAATGCAACCTTTGAGTTGTTTAAAAtggtttgatttttgtttcAGAGAAGTACATCCTGGAAAGGTTGTCACTAACCTGGAAGAACTTGGATCGTTGCTTCACTCTCTGCAGAAACAGAGTAGTGTCTTCTTAGTAAATCTTTTTGGGGTATCGGATGCTATAGCAAGAAACTTACTATGCCACTTTAAGAGGCTAGATATCAGGAATTATATACTTATGGGCCCTCCATCTGGCTCCTTATTTGATCTGGCAAGGAGGGGACATCCTGTAATTAACGTTGACCAATTTATAAGTAGTGTTGGATTGTCTAAATTCACTTCGCATGGTTCGAGTTTTGAGACCATCAAGGGCATTTTGACAAAGGCTTATGTAGTTAAGAAGTGTATCGAGAATAGGTATAACATGTGGGTTATGGATGGGAGCATGCTTCTCACTTCAGACCTCTTGTCTGAGTCTGAACCTCCCAATGATGACTTCTTTGTTGCAAACAACTTGGAAGTCTTTTATGCTAAAAGCTCAACTTTTAATCAGAAAATCTGGGTTGATGGCTTTGTGTCCAGGGTTGTAGCCATGGCAAGAAAAGATTCTGCAACCCATAGTAGCTTAAGCTTTGTGTATGTTGTAACAAAACTATTGGAACAGAATGGTGCGAGGATTAGAAGAGTTGATGAGACTTCTTTTGCCGCAAAGATTGGCTCTGGTAGTGAAACTTCTCTTCGGGATAAGAAGTTGGTATATTGGTCAAGTGAGATGGAGCTGAATTCAATTCAGAAATGGCTCGAAGAGTTCAATTTGTGGAGCATAGACAGTGTTTTGTCTTGCACCGCGGTGGTTTGCCACAAATCATAG
- the LOC100820270 gene encoding protein LURP-one-related 11 yields MLHTISTMGKVHPQALNSYTTCNFTCKQETFTLWMKSLVLNGKGCTVFDSNGQIAYRVDNYNCKHRDEVHLMDQNGDILFTMLKKQYKLSRFWEGYRFPVPATRNDHKRPCFRVSKTYKISRGGSTYEVELGLDKNQPYTHKIERNTFNSACKISNELGVVVAELRRKKSPCGVDLGDDVLTMVVEPNIDLSLIMGLVVAYNLINCKI; encoded by the exons ATGCTACATACAATTTCAACCATGGGAAAAGTTCACCCCCAAGCACTAAATTCCTATACTACTTGCAATTTCACTTGCAAGCAAGAGACTTTTACCCTATGGATGAAATCTCTGGTACTGAACGGAAAAGGATGCACCGTGTTTGATTCAAATGGCCAAATTGCATACCGAGTTGATAACTACAACTGCAAGCATAGAGATGAAGTTCATCTCATGGATCAAAATGGCGATATTTTGTTCACTATGTTGAAAAAG cAATATAAGTTATCCAGGTTTTGGGAGGGTTATAGATTTCCAGTTCCAGCAACAAGGAATGACCACAAAAGACCATGCTTTCGAGTTTCAAAAACTTACAAGATCTCTAGAGGTGGTTCAACCTATGAAGTTGAACTTGGATTGGACAAAAATCAACCGTATACTCATAAAATAGAACGCAACACTTTCAACTCAGCTTGCAAAATATCTAATGAGCTTGGAGTGGTAGTGGCAGAG CTAAGGAGAAAGAAGTCACCTTGTGGAGTTGATTTAGGAGACGATGTTTTGACGATGGTGGTGGAGCCAAATATAGATCTTTCTCTAATTATGGGGCTTGTTGTAGCCTACAATCTTATAAACTGTAAAATTTGA
- the LOC100777340 gene encoding 1-phosphatidylinositol-3-phosphate 5-kinase FAB1B, with amino-acid sequence MDAVDKTFSELVSIVKSWLPWRSEPVNVSRDFWMPDQSCRVCYECDSQFTLFNRKHHCRLCGRIFCNKCTTNSVPAPFSNQRNSWDELEKIRVCNYCYKQWEQGVVALDKSIPVSNLDNSASGSTSSVASSKTSATANSSNITLCSMPYSVGSYQPMQQGSVLNLHKSPVKEKDPDTDREGLSANGGRSDLVADLGDPLPKQYGFSINRSDDDEDEYGVYRSDSDMRHYPQVNNYYERAELDGIGNIDGSQKVDHDGESINAKLPSNYSFDTQGLEEAPVIAKIEDEPYICDENEAPSSLYVSEDVDAEPVDFENNGLLWLPPEPEDEEDEQEAILFDDDDDHDGNATGEWGYLRSSSSFGSGEYRHRDRSSEEHKTVMKNVVDGHFRALVSQLLQVENLPVEDNDKNSWLEIVTSLSWEAATLLKPDMSKGGGMDPAGYVKVKCITCGSRIESVVVKGVVCKKNVAHRRMTSKVDKPRLLILGGALEYQRVTNLLSSVDTLLQQEMDHLKMAVAKIASHQPNILLVEKSVSRYAQEYLLAKDISLVLNVKRPLLERVARCTGTQIVPSIDHLSSQKLGYCETFRVEKFLEDLNSAGQGGKKTMKTLMFFEGCPKPLGFTILLKGADKDELKKVKHVVQYGVFAAYHLALETSFLADEGVSLPEIPLNSLALPDKSSFIQRSISTVPGFGVADNETPQGQEPDTEPQRTRSLTVADLASSTCSTGPCVSNGAFQSMPLGSSINHSTALYSSIVASGKSIPESHRNKLLSCTSRDTNEMDSKQPVVEETSRADNTVVGDDPTVDDLGSSEKLYQGMSADTPQNWNSKISKNQLSGSGSLSPIDVQNHPENLGITNEEPVLIKEEFPPSPSDHQSILVSLSSRCVWKGTVCERSHLFRIKYYGSFDKPLGRFLRDHLFDQSYQCHSCEMPSEAHVHCYTHRQGTLTISVKKLPEIILPGERDGKIWMWHRCLRCPRINGFPPATQRIVMSDAAWGLSFGKFLELSFSNHAAASRVASCGHSLHRDCLRFYGFGRMVACFRYASIDVHSVYLPPHTLIFDYGNQDWIQQESDEVVNRAELLFSEVLNGLSQIVEKRSNAVQVSNGHKSPELRRQVAELEGMLQKEKLEFEETLQKILNQEKRNGQPGIDVLEINRLWRQLLFQSYMWDHRLIYAANLVHSNNESGSCSPISEDKEKPTDENQMSINSIYGDLKLNDSPSHGGGSVVFDGKFSLDAVHQEIDMAKNKNHEKDAEHNLSNSKSINDQSNLLEPELGVRRALSDGPFPVIPSLSETLDAKWTGENHSGYGIQKDNSSVNPDILMADALTTSAQKEIYYLGDRTEDQKGHDNMEDSSSWLGMPFLNFYRQFNKNLFASTQKFDTLVDYNPVYVSCFRKQELLGGARLLLPIGVNETVIPVYDDEPSSIIAYALMSPEYHLQLTDEGERPREGNEFISSYFSDSGTLQSFSSVDETAFDSQKSFGSIEEMIFSMSGSRNSSILDPMLYTKAMHARVSFGVDGPLGKVKYSVTCYYAKRFEALRRVCCPSELDYIRSLSRCKKWGAQGGKSNVFFAKTLDDRFIIKQVTKTELESFIKFGPEYFKYLSESIGTGSPTCLAKILGIYQVTSKHLKGGKESRMDVLVMENLLFRRTVTRLYDLKGSSRSRYNADSTGKNKVLLDQNLIEAMPTSPIFVGNKAKRLLERAVWNDTGFLASVDVMDYSLLVGVDEEKHELVIGIIDFMRQYTWDKHLETWVKASGILGGPKNTPPTVISPKQYKKRFRKAMTTYFLMLPDQWSPPSIIPSHSQSDFGEDSTQPRTPAE; translated from the exons ATGGATGCAGTGGACAAGACTTTCTCTGAGCTTGTCAGCATTGTCAAATCATGGCTTCCCTGGCGATCTGAGCCAGTAAATGTGTCTAGGGATTTTTGGATGCCCGACCAGAGTTGTAGAGTATGCTACGAGTGTGATTCGCAGTTCACCTTATTTAACCGTAAACACCACTGTCGTCTTTGTGGGCGAATTTTCTGTAACAAGTGTACAACAAACTCGGTTCCTGCCCCATTTAGCAACCAAAGGAATTCCTGGGATGAGTTGGAAAAGATTCGCGTTTGTAATTATTGTTACAAGCAATGGGAGCAGGGCGTAGTTGCTTTGGATAAGAGTATTCCGGTTTCCAATCTGGATAACAGTGCTTCAGGATCAACTTCAAGTGTGGCTAGCAGTAAAACCAGTGCCACTGCAAACAGTAGTAATATTACTCTTTGCTCCATGCCTTATTCAGTTGGGTCTTATCAACCAATGCAACAGGGTTCTGTTCTGAACCTGCATAAATCACCTGTGAAGGAAAAAGACCCCGATACTGATAGGGAAGGTTTATCAGCAAATGGAGGGAGGAGTGATCTTGTAGCAGACCTGGGTGATCCATTACCAAAGCAATATGGATTCTCAATAAACAG GAGTGATGATGATGAGGATGAGTATGGTGTATATCGGTCAGATTCTGATATGAGGCATTATCCTCAGGTGAATAACTACTATGAACGAGCTGAGCTTGATGGGATAGGCAACATTGATGGCTCACAGAAAGTGGATCATGATGGAGAAAGCATTAATGCAAAACTCCCTTCAAACTACAGTTTTGACACACAGGGTTTGGAAGAAGCCCCAGTTATTGCCAAAATTGAAGATGAACCTTATATCTGTGATGAAAATGAAGCCCCTTCCTCATTGTATGTTTCAGAGGATGTTGATGCTGAACctgttgattttgaaaataatggaCTTCTCTGGCTCCCTCCTGAaccagaagatgaagaagatgaacaGGAAGCTATTTtgtttgatgatgatgatgatcatgatgggAATGCCACCGGAGAGTGGGGCTATCTGCGCAGTTCAAGCAGTTTTGGAAGTGGTGAGTATCGACACAGAGATAGGTCAAGCGAAGAGCACAAGACTGTAATGAAGAATGTAGTTGATGGGCATTTTAGGGCATTGGTATCTCAGCTGTTACAGGTTGagaacttacccgttgaagataaTGACAAAAACAGTTGGTTGGAGATTGTCACGTCTCTGTCATGGGAAGCTGCTACTTTGTTGAAACCAGATATGAGCAAAGGTGGTGGGATGGACCCAGCTGGTTATGTGAAAGTCAAATGCATAACATGTGGGAGCCGCATTGAAAG TGTGGTGGTTAAAGGAGTTGTTTGTAAGAAAAATGTGGCTCACCGGCGAATGACGTCAAAAGTGGATAAACCTCGCTTGTTGATCCTTGGAGGGGCTCTAGAGTATCAACGTGTTACCAACCTCTTATCTAGTGTAGATACCCTATTGCAGCAG GAAATGGACCATCTGAAGATGGCAGTGGCAAAGATAGCTTCACACCAACCAAACATCTTGTTGGTGGAGAAATCAGTCTCACGATATGCACAGGAATATCTTCTTGCAAAGGACATATCTCTGGTTCTCAATGTCAAGAGACCACTTTTGGAGCGTGTAGCACGTTGCACAGGCACTCAAATAGTTCCTTCAATTGATCATCTTTCGTCACAAAAGTTGGGTTACTGTGAAACATTTCGTGTAGAAAAGTTTCTTGAAGACCTAAATAGTGCTGGTCAGGGTgggaaaaaaacaatgaaaacatTGATGTTTTTTGAAGGTTGCCCAAAACCATTGGGTTTCACA ATTTTACTTAAAGGTGCTGACAAGGATGAATTGAAGAAGGTAAAGCATGTGGTTCAGTATGGAGTTTTTGCAGCTTATCATTTGGCTTTGGAGACATCTTTTCTTGCAGATGAAGGAGTCTCCCTGCCAGAAATTCCATTAAACAGTCTGGCCCTTCCAGATAAATCATCATTCATTCAGAGGTCTATTTCGACAGTTCCTGGTTTTGGTGTTGCTGACAATGAAACACCTCAAGGACAAGAACCTGACACTGAACCACAGAGAACCAGAAGTCTCACAGTTGCTGATCTAGCCTCATCAACCTGCAGTACAGGGCCATGTGTGTCTAATGGTGCTTTTCAATCTATGCCACTTGGATCAAGTATCAACCATTCAACTGCCTTGTACTCCTCCATTGTTGCTTCAGGAAAATCAATTCCAGAATCGCACCGTAATAAGCTTCTTTCATGCACTAGTAGAGACACAAATGAAATGGACTCCAAACAACCTGTTGTGGAAGAAACTTCTAGAGCGGACAACACAGTTGTCGGGGATGATCCTACTGTAGATGACCTTGGATCTTCAGAGAAATTATATCAAGGCATGTCAGCTGACACTCCACAAAATTGGAACAGCAAAATCTCTAAAAACCAGTTAAGTGGGTCAGGATCTCTATCTCCAATAGATGTTCAAAACCATCCCGAGAACCTTGGAATCACAAATGAAGAGCCAGTTCTCATAAAAGAAGAGTTTCCTCCATCTCCCTCTGACCATCAAAGCATTTTGGTGTCATTGTCCTCCCGGTGTGTTTGGAAGGGAACTGTATGTGAGAGGTCCCATCTCTTTCGAATTAAATACTATGGCAGCTTTGATAAACCATTGGGTCGATTTCTGCGGGACCATTTATTTGATCAG AGTTATCAATGCCATTCTTGTGAAATGCCATCGGAAGCACATGTGCATTGCTATACTCATCGACAGGGAACACTTACCATATCCGTCAAGAAACTACCAGAAATTATCCTACCTGGTGAAAGGGATGGAAAGATTTGGATGTGGCATAGGTGCTTGCGGTGTCCAAGAATCAATGGCTTTCCTCCTGCTACACAGAGAATAGTAATGTCTGATGCTGCTTGGGGTTTATCATTTGGGAAATTTTTGGAGCTCAGTTTCTCAAACCACGCTGCAGCCAGCAGGGTGGCAAGCTGTGGTCACTCTTTACACAGAGATTGCCTTCGTTTTTATGG ATTTGGAAGAATGGTTGCTTGTTTTCGATATGCATCAATTGATGTTCACTCAGTCTACCTTCCCCCCCACACACTTATATTTGATTATGGGAATCAGGACTGGATACAACAAGAATCTGATGAG GTGGTCAATCGGGCAGAGCTTTTATTCTCTGAGGTACTCAATGGTCTTAGTCAAATTGTTGAGAAAAGATCTAATGCAGTCCAAGTCAGTAATGGCCACAAATCACCTGAGTTAAGACGCCAAGTTGCTGAACTAGAGGGGATGTTGCAAAAGGAGAAACTAGAATTTGAG GAAACTCTTCAAAAGATTTTGAACCAAGAAAAGAGAAATGGCCAGCCTGGGATTGATGTTCTGGAAATTAATCGATTGTGGAGGCAGTTACTTTTTCAATCATATATGTGGGATCACCGCCTTATTTATGCAGCCAACTTAGTCCATTCCAACAATGAATCTGGTTCATGCAGTCCAATTTCAGAGGATAAGGAGAAACCTACTGATGAAAATCAGATGAGCATTAACTCTATTTATGGTGATCTAAAGCTTAACGATAGCCCCAGCCATGGAGGAGGAAGTGTTGTATTTGATGGAAAATTTTCACTTGATGCAGTGCATCAAGAAATTGACATggccaaaaataaaaatcatgagAAAGATGCCGAACATAATCTTTCAAATAGCAAAAGCATAAATGATCAATCCAACCTTTTAGAACCTGAATTGGGTGTTCGCAGAGCTCTCTCTGATGGGCCATTCCCTGTCATTCCTAGTTTGTCTGAAACACTAGATGCAAAATGGACTGGTGAAAACCACTCAGGATATGGAATTCAAAAGGATAACAGTTCTGTAAATCCTGATATACTTATGGCAGATGCTTTGACAACCAGTgcacaaaaagaaatatattatctAGGGGATCGTACAGAAGATCAAAAAGGTCATGATAATATGGAAGACTCTTCAAGCTGGTTGGGAATGCCCTTCTTGAACTTCTATCGCCAATTTAACAAGAACCTTTTTGCTAGTACACAGAAGTTTGATACCCTAGTTGACTACAATCCTGTTTATGTATCATGTTTCCGGAAGCAGGAACTCCTGGGTGGGGCAAGGCTGCTTCTGCCAATTGGTGTCAATGAAACTGTAATTCCAGTATATGATGATGAACCCTCAAGTATTATAGCTTACGCCTTAATGTCACCAGAATATCATTTGCAATTGACTGATGAAGGAGAAAGGCCAAGAGAAGGAAATGAGTTCATTTCATCATATTTTTCTGATTCAGGCACCTTGCAGTCATTCTCATCTGTTGATGAAACAGCTTTTGATTCTCAGAAAAGTTTTGGATCGATAGAGGAAATGATATTTTCCATGTCTGGGTCTCGTAATTCATCAATATTGGACCCAATGTTATATACTAAGGCTATGCATGCTAGAGTTTCCTTTGGAGTAGATGGTCCCCTTGGCAAGGTAAAATATTCTGTGACTTGTTACTACGCCAAGCGATTTGAAGCCTTAAGAAGGGTCTGTTGTCCTTCAGAGCTCGACTATATAAGGTCTCTGAGTCGCTGTAAGAAATGGGGAGCTCAAGGTGGGAAAAGTAATGTATTCTTTGCAAAAACTTTGGATGATCGATTTATCATCAAACAAGTTACCAAAACAGAGCTTGAGTCATTCATTAAATTTGGTCCTGAATACTTCAAGTACCTTTCTGAATCCATAGGCACCGGAAGTCCAACTTGCCTGGCAAAGATTCTTGGCATATACCAG GTTACATCAAAGCATCTTAAAGGAGGGAAGGAATCAAGGATGGATGTTTTGGTTATGGAGAATCTTCTGTTTAGGAGGACTGTGACCCGACTTTATGATCTTAAAGGATCTTCCAGGTCTCGGTATAATGCAGATAGTACCGGGAAAAACAAAGTTCTACTGGACCAGAACTTAATTGAAGCAATGCCAACTTCTCCTATTTTCGTGGGAAACAAAGCTAAACGATTGTTAGAGAGAGCTGTCTGGAATGACACTGGTTTTCTTGCT TCAGTTGATGTGATGGACTATTCTTTACTGGTTGGAGTGGATGAAGAAAAGCATGAGTTGGTTATTGGAATCATTGATTTCATGAGGCAGTATACTTGGGACAAGCATCTTGAAACATGGGTAAAAGCTTCAGGTATCCTTGGAGGACCAAAGAACACACCTCCAACAGTAATATCTCCCAAACAATACAAGAAAAGGTTCAGGAAAGCAATGACCACTTACTTTCTCATGCTTCCAGATCAGTGGTCTCCCCCTTCTATTATTCCTAGTCATTCTCAGTCTGATTTTGGTGAAGACAGCACACAACCTAGGACTCCAGCTGAATGA